The DNA window AAGTCGGTATCCGCCCTGGAGAGAGAGCTTGGGAGTATCAGGACAGGCAGAGCGTCTCCCAGGCTTGTCGAAAACCTCCTCGTAGATTACTACGGCGTCCCGACACCTCTCAATCAGATTGCCTCTATTACCGTCCCAGAGGCGCGATTACTCATGATTCAGCCATGGGACAAGTCAGCTGTGAAAGAGGTAGAGAAGTCGGTCATGAAGTCCGACCTGGGACTGATGCCTAATAGCGACGGTACCGTCATCCGACTCTCCATTCCTCAATTGACCGAGGACCGCAGACGTGACTTGGTCAGAATGGTCGGCCGAAAGGTCGAAGATGGGCACGTTGCGGTCCGCAACATTCGCAGGTCCGGTGTTGAAAGCTTCCGCACGATGGAGCGTGACAAGGACCTGTCTCAGGACGAGTCCCGCAGGGCGCAGAGCGATCTGCAGGAGTTGACCGACCTCTACATCGGTCAGATGGACGAGATGAGGCAGGACAAGGAGCAGGAGGTAATGGAAGTTTGACGCTTCCGGCATCCGCCCCGGTCTCCGGTTCGGAAGTTTCTCCTCTTCCCGGCAAGGCACCCAATCACGTTGCCATCATCATGGATGGAAATGGGCGCTGGGCTGTCACACGTGGGCTGTCTCGCTCTGAGGGACACCGAGCTGGTACCGAAAACGTAAGACGAACAATAGAGGCGTTTGCTCAGGCAGGGGTCAACTACCTCACTGTGTTCGCCTTCTCCACAGAAAACTGGGAGAGGCCCGTCGGCGAAGTTGACTCTCTCATATCGATCTTCCGTGACGTAATTGGGCCAGAGTCTGAAAACCTACACCGCCAGGGCGTGCGTATCCGTCATCTTGGAAATCTTGAAAGACTGCCAAAGGACCTGCGAGGGGCGATCGAATCCAGCATGGAGCTAACGAGTGAGAACAGCGGTCTGACTCTTTCTGTCGCTTTCAACTACGGTTCAAGGACCGAGATACTCGATGCAGTCCGACAGATGATGGCAGATGGCGTCGATCCAGTTGACGTCACCGAGTCTTCATTCGCGTCCTATCTGTACACGTCGGACCTGCCTGACCCTGATCTCATCATCAGGACTGCAGGAGAGATGCGCCTGTCCAACTTCCTGCTGTGGCAAGCCGCTTATGCGGAGTTCTACAGCACGGCCGCACTGTGGCCGGACTTTGACGAGGTCGAGGTGCAAAAGGCCCTGGACGCCTACAGTCGACGGAGTCGCAAATTCGGACGTCTTGAGGACTAGTCCCAGCCTGCGGGCGACCTGAGACAGGGGCGAGCCTTGCTCCCACGCATCGTAACCGCACTTGTCGGCCTTCCAGTCCTGATTGGCATAGTATGGGTAGGCGGATACGCCCTGGTGGCGCTCGCCTCTGCCGCAGCAGCCATTGCAGCCTGGGAACTGTGCCGGATGGCTGACTCCTGGGAGCAGCGCGCATTTGTCCTCCCCGCTGTGGCACTCACTGCCGCTCTTGCCGCTTCTGGGTACGGGGTCGCCATTGCCGACGGTCCGTTAGCCTACAACCTGCTCGTACCCGCGGGTGCCCTGGGAGCAGCGCTGACGTTGCTCCTGCTTGACCAGCGCCGTCAGTCTCTCCTCGCGACCATTCTGGTAACTGCATGCATAGTGGTCTTCGTCGGTGGGGCTCTGTTCAATGCTTCACTCTTCGCCGGGCATTCCGATGGCGGAGACCTGGTACTCTTCGTCCTCGCGGTGACATTTGCCACGGACACAGGTGCGTACGCCGTAGGCAGGACGATTGGCTCTCATAAGCTTGCCCCATCCATAAGCCCTGGGAAGACCTGGGAGGGGGCGATAGGGGGATTGGCCGCCGCGATCGTGACAGGCGCGGTCTCGACGCTAGTCTTTGGTTTTGGTTCCCAATGGATGGTTGTGGCCGCGATCATGGGAATCACTGGTCAGGTGGGGGATCTCTACGTGTCCAAGCTCAAGCGCCGGGCGGGCTTCGACGATTCAGGAGCTATCTTCCCGGGACATGGCGGTATGCTCGATCGGCTGGACTCGTTATCGTTCAACTTGATCGTCATTGGACTGGCAGCAGTCGCCCTCCTGTGAGCTAAGGTCCGGCGCCTGTCATTGCTACGCCAACTGATGAGGAAGTGTCGGTCTTCTTGGTCGCCGGATGGCCCGTTGTGTATCATGGGAGATCATGACCCCTACCAAGAAGGCGCTCGCCATTCTCGGTTCGACCGGCTCGATAGGTACGCAGACCCTCGACGTCGTGAGAACTTTCCCAGACCGGTTTCGTATCCTGGGGCTGTCGTGCAATCGCAACCTGGGACTTCTTTCCAAGCAGATTGACGAGTTCAATCCCCACCTGGTCTGCTCGAACGCCACGGAAGCGGAGAAGTCAGCGCTTCCTCAGACGGGTTGGCACGATGGCACTCTTTCAGATCTCGCTGTTCACCCTGACGTCGACACTGTTGTGACGGCAACCGTTGGCGACGTCGCTATCGGACCGACACTCGAGGCAATAGACGCCGGCAAACAGATTGCCCTTGCGAACAAAGAGACTCTCGTGATGGCTGGGGAACTCGTCACGAAGAGCGCTTCCGAGAACGGCGTGGGGATCCTTCCACTCGACAGCGAACCAAATGCCATCTGGCAGTGCATTCGCGGTGAGGACTCAACTCCAACCAAGCTAATCATCACAGCCTCGGGCGGAGCATTTCGGAATACCCCTATCTCGGAACTGGAGTCCGTAACCCCACAGCAGGCCTTGAAACATCCCACATGGAGAATGGGACAGAAGATCACCGTAGACTCCGCTACACTTATGAATAAGGCGCTCGAGGTGATCGAGGCTCACTGGCTGTTCGGAGTTCCCTGGGACGACATCGAGATAGTGATTCACCCTCAGAGCATCATTCACTCGATGGTCGAATTTGCTGACGGCTCAGTCAAGGCTCAGCTCAGTCCGCCGGACATGAGGCTGCCCATTCAATACGCTCTCGCATACCCGGACCGGCTTCCCAATCCAAATGTGGCCAGGTTCCATGCCGCCAAGACCGGAGAGCTCACATTCTTCGAGCACGATCCTGATCGCTACCCCTGCTTCAAGCTGGCAATCGACTTCGCGAAACGCGGCGGCACTTCCCCGGCGTTTCTCTCCGGTGCGAACGACGCAGCGGTACAGTCTTTCCTGGACGGCAGGATCGGGTTCCTCGAGATCGAGAGTGCGATCAGGGCGGCCCTCTCCTCACACGAGGCGAAATTCGATCCTGACCTCGACGACATACTTGCTGCGGGCCGACACGGTTACGAGGCCGTGCGTAGTCTGACGGGTGCCTGAGATGTTCGGACTGCCGTCCTGGCTGCTGATAATCCCTGTTCTGGCTTCACTCGTCTTTGTTCATGAACTGGGGCACTATCTCGCCGCGAAACGCTTCGGCATCAAGGTCCTGGAGTTCGGTTTCGGCTTCCCTCCCCGCCTATTCGGTGTGAAGTACGGCGAGACGGTCTACACCATCAATGCCATCCCGCTGGGCGGATTTGTAAAGCTCCTGGGCGAGGAGGATCCTACCGACGAGCGCAGCTTTGCCCGCCAGTCGGTCTGGAAGCGCACGGTGGTCCTTTGCGCCGGATCCTTCATGAACTTCGTCATTCCGGTGGTGATCTTCACGGTCCTATTTGCACTTCCGCAGGATGTGCCTGTCGGGACTGTCCAGATCACAGGCGTTGCCCCTGGCTCGCCCGCGCAGCAGGCCGGGGTTCGACCCGGCGACCAGGTGATGGCGCTAAACGGAGAGCGGGTCAGGAACCACAACGAACTGGTCTCTCAGGTAATGGTAAATCTCGGGGACGAGGTCGAGCTTACGCTCCGAAGAGGTTCCATAGTCACTGGCCTTGGTTCGTCGCCGGACTCGACAGTGGTTGAAACAGTTAGTGTAGTCCCGCGCATGAACCCGCCTGATCTGGTCGTTGTTGAAAACGTGACCGACCCGTCAACTCAGGTCAGCCTTAGGGAAGCACGACGGTACAACGCCCGTCTCCAGCCTGGAGACACAATGACGCAGGGCGCGGTCGGAGTGATGGTCGGTACATCCAATGTTCGCTTCGTCAAGGAACGGCAGCCTGTCCTTGACGCCGTCCAGAACGGGTTCGGTCGGATCGTGGACGTTCTGCTGCTGACAAAGAACAGTTTCCATCGTTGGGCTGTTGGCGGTCCCGACCCGGGTCTCACTGGTCCCATTGGCATCGCTCAGATCACGGGCGAAGTTGCCGAAGTTGGTGTCTTCCCATTCTTCGAGCTGGTCGCCGTTATCAGCATCAGCCTGGGACTGATTAACATTCTGCCCATTCCCGCCCTTGATGGCGGACGCCTGATGTTCGTACTGATCGAGTGGGCCCGCAGAGGCAGGAGAATCTCGCCGCACCGAGAAGGTCTGGTTCACGTGATCGGCTTTGCGGTCCTCATCGGCCTGATCGTGGTCATCAGCTTCTTTGATATCTCGCGAATCTTGTCCGGCGAAAGCCTGATTCGCTAAATTGGCTGTAATGTGATTGACTTGGTGGACGGTCCACATAGGCAACCAGGAGCTCTTGTGAAATGGTCAGTCGACGCGTAACGAAGGCCCTGCAGGTCGGCAGTGTGCAGGTCGGCGGCGACGCGCCGATTTCGGTCCAGTCCATGACCAAGACCGACACACGCGACGTTGCAGCAACCGTCAATCAGATCAGGCTGCTCGAGGAAGCTGGCTGCGAGATCATTCGCTCCGCTGTGCCCGACATGGAGGCCGCCGAGGCCCTGGCCGAAATCAAGCGCCAGATCAACATCCCACTGGTAGCAGACATCCACTTTCACTACCAACTGGCACTCAAGGCGCTTGAGAGCGGAGTAGACTGCCTGAGGCTCAACCCGGGCAACATCCGTGATCGTGAGAAGGTCGAGACAGTTGTCCGAGAGGCCAAGCTACGCGGCGTGCCGATCCGCATCGGCGTCAACTTCGGAAGCCTTCCCCCTGTTGGTGGAATAGGCAAGACCCGCGGGCTCTCACGGCATCGCGACGGCGTCAACATGCTCGCCAAGGGTCAGACTGACGACGATGAGTACTCGGTCGTCGACCACATGGTTGCCACCGGACTATGGGAGATAGGCATACTGGAAGACCTCGACTTCGATCTCATCAAGATCTCCCTCAAGGCATTCGATATTGACACGACCGTCGAGTCGTACCGTCAGATGGCGAGGCTGGTCCCCTACCCGCTTCACCTCGGCATCACCGAGTCCGGCACCGCTAAGTCCGGCAGCATCCGAAGTGCGATCGGACTGGGAGCACTGCTCTACGACGGCATCGGAGACACCATCCGCGTGTCTCTGAGCGACGACCCCGTCGAGGAGGTCTACACGGGGTTTGAGATTCTCAAGTCCCTGGAACTCCGCAAGGAAGGCGCGGTACTCGTTGCCTGCCCGTCGTGCGGACGCGCAGACGTTGACGTGGTCAGCCTTGCCAACCAGGTCGATGACCTCCTGAAGAAGACCAAGTCGCCAATCAAGGTTGCCGTCATGGGCTGCGAGGTCAATGGGCCAGGTGAGGCCAAGGATGCCGATGTCGGCATCGCCGCCGGCGCAGGCCGGGCCATAATCTTCCGCAAGGGCCAGAAGGCCAAGGTAGTGCCCGAGGCCGATATGCTCTCGGCGCTCATGGAGGAGGTGCGCACCGTCGAGGCCGAGTTGGCCTCGTCTGCACCGACGCCCGCCTGATTCCCTAACCTCGATTCCGACTCACGCACTGGCTCAACCTTCAACGGCACACGCCTGAATGGTACGCTAGGTGCGTCAACACACAGTTAGCGAGCAGAAACATGCGACAATCTAGAGCTTTTGGAAAGACACTTAGAGACGACCCTGCTGACGCCGAGCTTGCCAGCCACAGGCTGATGCTCAAGGCTGGCATGATCTACCAGAGCGCTGCGGGAGTGTACAGCTACATGCCTCTCGCGTGGCGGTCCATCAGGAGGATCGAGGAGATCATCCGCGAGGAGATGGACGCTGCTGGCGGGCAGGAACTCCATATGTCCAAGCTCCAGCCCCTGGAGATCTGGGAGCGATCAGGCAGGATGGCTGCCTACGGCCCCGACATGATGCGGCTGACAGACAGACGCGACCGCGGACTCGCCCTCGCGCCGACTTGCGAGGAGCTTCTGACGAACATCGTCAAGGCCAACGTCAACAGCTACCGTGACCTTCCAGTCATTCTGTACCAGATACAGACGAAATTCCGGGACGAGCCACGACCTCGCGGCGGCCTCATCAGGGTGCGTGAGTTCGACATGAAGGACGCCTACAGCTTCGACGCCGACCCTGAGGGCCTCGACCGCAGCTACAACGCAATGGCGAACGCCTACAGGCGTATCTTCGACAGGTGCGGACTCGACACCATCGTCGTGGACGCTGATTCCGGCGCCATGGGGGGAAGTGACTCGCAGGAGTTTATCCTGGTTGCGGACGGCGGCGAGGACACCATCATCGTCTGCTCGGGCTGCGACTACTCGGCCAATGCTGAGAAGGCCGAGTTCCTCAAGACTCCGTTGCCCGACGAATACCCCGGCACTGTTGAAGAGGTCCACACACCCGGTATCCGCACCATCGAGGAGCTTGTCGACTTCCTTGGTATCGAGGCGGCCAAGACGCTCAAGGCCGTGTTCTACGTCGCTGATCTCGAGCTCGTGTTCGTGGTCATCCGAGGCGACCTCGAGGTCAACGAGATCAAGCTCGCGAACGTGCTGGGCAAGCCGCCCGACCTTCACATCGCGACACCTGCTGAAGTTGCAGAGGCGGGCATCGTCGCTGGCTCGGCATCCCCGGTCGGACTGAGCATCCGCACCATCGCGGACGACTCGATCGACACGGGCTCCAATTTTGCCGCCGGTGCGAACCGCAACGACTACCACCTTCAGAACGTCAACTACCCGCGCGACTTCCAGGCCGAGATCGTGGCCGACATCGCCAATGCGCAGGAAGGGCTATCGTGCAAGTTCTGTAGCGGCACGCTGACCGAGGTGCGTGGCATCGAGGTCGGCCACGTCTTCAAGCTCGGAACGCACTTCACTGAGGCATTCGAGGCGTACTACCCCGACCAGGACGGTGAGCGGCATCCCATCATCATGGGCTGCTACGGCATCGGTGTGGAGAGACTGCTGGCAGCCGCCATCGAGCAGAACCATGATGACAACGGCATCGTATTCCCGGCTCCCATCTCGCCATACGACGTACAGCTCGTCGCGCTGAACACCGGTGTTCCTGACGTCATCTCAGCCGCTGATGATCTGTACCAGGCCCTGGAGTCTGCCGGACTCTCAGTGCTGTACGACGACCGTGCTGAGTCACCGGGCGTCAAGTTCAACGATGCCGACCTGATTGGGCTGCCAGTGCGTGTCGTGGTAAGCAGGCGCAACCTCAACCAGGGAGTCGTAGAGGTGAAGCGTCGCGACTCATCCGACGCCGCCACGGTCCCGATGGACGACGCGCTTGATGCAGTGAAGTCGCTACTGGACGGTTAGCCTGGACTCGAAGTAGTCGCACACGCGCTCCACGTACTCATCGCGGTGTTCGGTGAAGGCACCGCAGTGCTCGACGTCTTCTACCATCCAGAGCTCGCTGCCTTCTTTTGCAGCCTCGTGTACCCGGACACCGTGCTCCGGCGGGACCCTGTCGTCGTCGGGGGTCACAATGACCAGCACCGGGTAGTCGAGCTTGGCGACAGCGTCTTCAGGGGCGACGGCTCTGACGTCGATGTCGTACAAACGGCCCGCCAGTAGCAGGGCCAGAGGCTTGAATAGCAGCGCGACCCAACCCGGGAGTGGGGTCCGGAGTTCCGCCTCGCTCTGGATCAGTTCCGAGGCGCGGGCGAACGGGCAGTCCAGGACCGCGGCTCTGACTCGAGGCTCCTCGGCAGCAGCGAGAGCACACGTCGCGGCTCCAAGCGAGAAGCCAAGCAGCCCGATGCTGTCCGACGGGACTCCCCTGCCCAACAGGTAGTCGATCGCGCCCAGGACGTCCATCCGCTCATGCCAGCCACCTGACATCACCCCGTCGCCAGACTCGCCGTGCCCACGGAGGTCGAACATCAGGACGCCGAAGCCGCGGTCGCTGAGGATGCACGCGAGGTCGGTCATGTCTCCGCCGGTGCGGTTCGAGCCGATGCCGTGTACCAGTACGATGACCGGCATCCCACCGCGCCCCGCCATGTACCAGCCGTCCAGCATCACGTCGCCGCGTCTCGACATGAACCTGACCGGCTCGTAGACGTGACCGAAGTCGGCCGGAGTGCCCTCCAGCTCCGTGCGCTCGGCCATCGTGAGGTCGGCCGCCATGCGGTACGAGACCCAGACGTAGACACCGACGAGGCCGACGATCAGCGCGACAATTCTCCGAATCGTGAACAAGTTCAATCCTTCTCCCAAGGCAGCAAGCAAGCCAGCGACTGAGTATAGCACCGCGAGAGCCCTGCCCGAGACACGGGTCAGCAACCATCCCGCAGTGTAACGGCCACACACCACACCCCTTTAAGGGAGTGTGTGGCTGTTACGGACGTTGCATGAAACTCCTGAAACACGCTGATTCCACGATTGAGCGGGACAGGTGTCCCAGGTGTCCCAGAAACTGTCCCAGTCGTCGATCTGTGACAAAGTGCGACAGTCTGCGACAAAAGTGCGACACCTGTCGTAGCCATCGATGTGCGACAGACCGCGACAGTTTGCGATACGTTGTTAAGGTGCTTTCCGAACCGGTTGGACAGTGTGGACCCACTGGCCACCTACTCGAACACCCGTTCGATTACGATTCAATGTAGCAGGGTCATTCCGTGGAATCAAGGAGTGGCTGTTCGGAAACCCTTCGAGCAACTTCGCCATTTCCGCGAAAGCGGCAGCCCATGGGCCTGGGGATCCTTCGACAGGCTCCCTTCGACAAGGTCAGGGCGAACGATGAGCCTGTCGTCCCGGACGAAGGCTTACGCTAGCCATCTTATGTCGAGTACTGTACTGGCCCTGGATGGTAGAGTTGGCGGCAAACACCACCTGAGGTTGCGCATGCGTATTCTGAAATCGGTCGTCTGGGTACATCTTCGAAAAGTGATGGCTGAAGGGCTGATCATCGTCGTGCCCTTGGCCATCACCTTCTGGGTGCTCCGCCTGGTGTTCAACCTGATGGACGGGTTCCTTGGCCCCTTAATCGAAGAGACGATCGGGCGCGACCTTCCCGGGATAGGCATTGTGGCGATGTTGCTGCTCGTCTACGTCGCCGGGCAACTGTGGGAGCTGAGTCGCCTGAGCAGAAGGATGATCGAAGGCATTCAGAGTTGGCTCCTGTCAATCCCCATCGTGGGTGCCGTTTATAGTCCTGCCAGGCAGCTCATCGACTCCTTCTCGGGGACATCGGACACCGGCTTCAAGCGTGTTGTGCTAATCGAATATCCAAAAGCCGGAACGTGGATGATAGGCTTCCTGACGGCAACCACCATGACGAAGGATGGAGAGATGGGTGTCATCTATGTGCCCACGGCTCCGACACCCAACTCCGGCTGGGTTGGCGTCGTGCCGATCAACGGAGTCCACGACGTCGACATGAGCGTCCGGCAGGCCATGAGCATGGTGCTGTCGGGCGGCATAGTTACTCCGGATGAGATAACCATGACGCATATAAGCTCCTCACCGCTGTCTGACGAAACCAGCGAGGTTTAGGCATCTGGCAGATCTCAGGCAGGTGTACCCGGTGAGGAGGTGCATTGTGTTCGGCCCTGACATTCGTAACTACGGAATCAACGTGACAACCAAGGCTGTGGTCTGGAGACGCCATCCACGGAGCACGCA is part of the Dehalococcoidia bacterium genome and encodes:
- the frr gene encoding ribosome recycling factor; the encoded protein is MPDVDEILDDTTTRMEKSVSALERELGSIRTGRASPRLVENLLVDYYGVPTPLNQIASITVPEARLLMIQPWDKSAVKEVEKSVMKSDLGLMPNSDGTVIRLSIPQLTEDRRRDLVRMVGRKVEDGHVAVRNIRRSGVESFRTMERDKDLSQDESRRAQSDLQELTDLYIGQMDEMRQDKEQEVMEV
- the uppS gene encoding di-trans,poly-cis-decaprenylcistransferase, which encodes MDGNGRWAVTRGLSRSEGHRAGTENVRRTIEAFAQAGVNYLTVFAFSTENWERPVGEVDSLISIFRDVIGPESENLHRQGVRIRHLGNLERLPKDLRGAIESSMELTSENSGLTLSVAFNYGSRTEILDAVRQMMADGVDPVDVTESSFASYLYTSDLPDPDLIIRTAGEMRLSNFLLWQAAYAEFYSTAALWPDFDEVEVQKALDAYSRRSRKFGRLED
- a CDS encoding phosphatidate cytidylyltransferase; the protein is MLPRIVTALVGLPVLIGIVWVGGYALVALASAAAAIAAWELCRMADSWEQRAFVLPAVALTAALAASGYGVAIADGPLAYNLLVPAGALGAALTLLLLDQRRQSLLATILVTACIVVFVGGALFNASLFAGHSDGGDLVLFVLAVTFATDTGAYAVGRTIGSHKLAPSISPGKTWEGAIGGLAAAIVTGAVSTLVFGFGSQWMVVAAIMGITGQVGDLYVSKLKRRAGFDDSGAIFPGHGGMLDRLDSLSFNLIVIGLAAVALL
- the dxr gene encoding 1-deoxy-D-xylulose-5-phosphate reductoisomerase, which translates into the protein MTPTKKALAILGSTGSIGTQTLDVVRTFPDRFRILGLSCNRNLGLLSKQIDEFNPHLVCSNATEAEKSALPQTGWHDGTLSDLAVHPDVDTVVTATVGDVAIGPTLEAIDAGKQIALANKETLVMAGELVTKSASENGVGILPLDSEPNAIWQCIRGEDSTPTKLIITASGGAFRNTPISELESVTPQQALKHPTWRMGQKITVDSATLMNKALEVIEAHWLFGVPWDDIEIVIHPQSIIHSMVEFADGSVKAQLSPPDMRLPIQYALAYPDRLPNPNVARFHAAKTGELTFFEHDPDRYPCFKLAIDFAKRGGTSPAFLSGANDAAVQSFLDGRIGFLEIESAIRAALSSHEAKFDPDLDDILAAGRHGYEAVRSLTGA
- a CDS encoding site-2 protease family protein translates to MPEMFGLPSWLLIIPVLASLVFVHELGHYLAAKRFGIKVLEFGFGFPPRLFGVKYGETVYTINAIPLGGFVKLLGEEDPTDERSFARQSVWKRTVVLCAGSFMNFVIPVVIFTVLFALPQDVPVGTVQITGVAPGSPAQQAGVRPGDQVMALNGERVRNHNELVSQVMVNLGDEVELTLRRGSIVTGLGSSPDSTVVETVSVVPRMNPPDLVVVENVTDPSTQVSLREARRYNARLQPGDTMTQGAVGVMVGTSNVRFVKERQPVLDAVQNGFGRIVDVLLLTKNSFHRWAVGGPDPGLTGPIGIAQITGEVAEVGVFPFFELVAVISISLGLINILPIPALDGGRLMFVLIEWARRGRRISPHREGLVHVIGFAVLIGLIVVISFFDISRILSGESLIR
- the ispG gene encoding flavodoxin-dependent (E)-4-hydroxy-3-methylbut-2-enyl-diphosphate synthase — translated: MVSRRVTKALQVGSVQVGGDAPISVQSMTKTDTRDVAATVNQIRLLEEAGCEIIRSAVPDMEAAEALAEIKRQINIPLVADIHFHYQLALKALESGVDCLRLNPGNIRDREKVETVVREAKLRGVPIRIGVNFGSLPPVGGIGKTRGLSRHRDGVNMLAKGQTDDDEYSVVDHMVATGLWEIGILEDLDFDLIKISLKAFDIDTTVESYRQMARLVPYPLHLGITESGTAKSGSIRSAIGLGALLYDGIGDTIRVSLSDDPVEEVYTGFEILKSLELRKEGAVLVACPSCGRADVDVVSLANQVDDLLKKTKSPIKVAVMGCEVNGPGEAKDADVGIAAGAGRAIIFRKGQKAKVVPEADMLSALMEEVRTVEAELASSAPTPA
- a CDS encoding proline--tRNA ligase; amino-acid sequence: MRQSRAFGKTLRDDPADAELASHRLMLKAGMIYQSAAGVYSYMPLAWRSIRRIEEIIREEMDAAGGQELHMSKLQPLEIWERSGRMAAYGPDMMRLTDRRDRGLALAPTCEELLTNIVKANVNSYRDLPVILYQIQTKFRDEPRPRGGLIRVREFDMKDAYSFDADPEGLDRSYNAMANAYRRIFDRCGLDTIVVDADSGAMGGSDSQEFILVADGGEDTIIVCSGCDYSANAEKAEFLKTPLPDEYPGTVEEVHTPGIRTIEELVDFLGIEAAKTLKAVFYVADLELVFVVIRGDLEVNEIKLANVLGKPPDLHIATPAEVAEAGIVAGSASPVGLSIRTIADDSIDTGSNFAAGANRNDYHLQNVNYPRDFQAEIVADIANAQEGLSCKFCSGTLTEVRGIEVGHVFKLGTHFTEAFEAYYPDQDGERHPIIMGCYGIGVERLLAAAIEQNHDDNGIVFPAPISPYDVQLVALNTGVPDVISAADDLYQALESAGLSVLYDDRAESPGVKFNDADLIGLPVRVVVSRRNLNQGVVEVKRRDSSDAATVPMDDALDAVKSLLDG
- a CDS encoding alpha/beta fold hydrolase gives rise to the protein MFTIRRIVALIVGLVGVYVWVSYRMAADLTMAERTELEGTPADFGHVYEPVRFMSRRGDVMLDGWYMAGRGGMPVIVLVHGIGSNRTGGDMTDLACILSDRGFGVLMFDLRGHGESGDGVMSGGWHERMDVLGAIDYLLGRGVPSDSIGLLGFSLGAATCALAAAEEPRVRAAVLDCPFARASELIQSEAELRTPLPGWVALLFKPLALLLAGRLYDIDVRAVAPEDAVAKLDYPVLVIVTPDDDRVPPEHGVRVHEAAKEGSELWMVEDVEHCGAFTEHRDEYVERVCDYFESRLTVQ
- a CDS encoding DUF502 domain-containing protein, giving the protein MRILKSVVWVHLRKVMAEGLIIVVPLAITFWVLRLVFNLMDGFLGPLIEETIGRDLPGIGIVAMLLLVYVAGQLWELSRLSRRMIEGIQSWLLSIPIVGAVYSPARQLIDSFSGTSDTGFKRVVLIEYPKAGTWMIGFLTATTMTKDGEMGVIYVPTAPTPNSGWVGVVPINGVHDVDMSVRQAMSMVLSGGIVTPDEITMTHISSSPLSDETSEV